The following coding sequences are from one Virgibacillus necropolis window:
- the pknB gene encoding Stk1 family PASTA domain-containing Ser/Thr kinase: MLNGRLLNERYNIKDTIGGGGMANVYLARDIILERDVAIKVLRLEYANDDEFIARFDREAQSATSLSHPNIVNIFDVGEEDHILYMVMEYVDGLTLKEYIQKYGPINVEEALDIMKQVSSAIGHAHANNIVHRDIKPQNILIDSFGQVKVTDFGIAVALSATALTQTNSILGSVHYLSPEQARGGMATKKSDIYSLGIVLFELLTARLPFSGQSPVSIALKHLQTDTPSVRRFNQEVPQSVENIVLKATAKDPFNRFETVYDLEDSLSTALNPENLNEDKFVPAVGVGEETKAIPIITDNQLHGDTNQNTIVHQSDGATKSFVANDEEEPNGKKKEKKKNKKIKSEKNKSKKKKVLWITIILFILLASGVAALFIVPKLMQPDDVSIPDVNGMEYEEAVDELSLLNLKTEKEMAFSEEVKEGDVISTTPSSGSVVKEESPVTLVVSQGKETVTFSDYVGKDYSQTRQLLEDKGFKVIGYDVTSDQAPGEIITQIQPSPDSDVVPSETTVILEYSSGPELISLNNLQGMTTEEAIGYLEEQNLVANTVEEYSDSTPAGEVIRQEPESGTELQEEEAVTIYVSVGPEEKPPVSETVTFTVPYNPSQPPDDGEQPPDNGEQPPDDGEQQADDGEPTTNDPDNPDAPDEPVEQTVKIYVEDADRSISEVYLEETITEDKKYEITLTIAPNQTAEYKVLRDDEVVINKTVSYEEGE, translated from the coding sequence GTGTTAAACGGTCGCCTTTTGAATGAGCGCTATAATATTAAAGATACTATTGGCGGCGGAGGAATGGCCAATGTATATTTAGCAAGAGATATTATTTTAGAGCGTGATGTCGCGATAAAGGTCCTCCGGTTAGAATACGCGAATGATGATGAATTTATAGCCCGTTTTGATCGTGAAGCACAATCAGCCACAAGCTTATCTCACCCAAATATCGTAAATATTTTTGATGTTGGCGAAGAGGATCATATTTTATATATGGTTATGGAATATGTGGACGGGTTGACATTAAAAGAATATATACAAAAGTATGGCCCCATTAATGTTGAGGAAGCTTTAGATATAATGAAGCAAGTAAGTTCAGCAATCGGTCACGCGCATGCGAATAATATCGTACATAGGGATATAAAACCTCAAAACATTTTAATTGATTCGTTTGGACAAGTAAAAGTAACGGACTTTGGTATTGCGGTTGCGCTAAGCGCCACTGCATTAACCCAAACAAACTCGATACTTGGATCTGTACATTACTTATCACCTGAACAAGCACGAGGTGGGATGGCAACAAAGAAGTCAGACATTTATTCACTTGGAATCGTATTGTTTGAACTTTTAACTGCTCGTCTACCTTTTTCAGGACAATCACCGGTTTCTATTGCATTGAAGCATTTGCAAACAGATACGCCATCCGTAAGAAGGTTTAATCAAGAAGTTCCCCAAAGTGTAGAAAACATTGTTCTAAAAGCTACCGCAAAAGATCCCTTTAACCGTTTTGAAACGGTATATGATCTGGAGGATTCACTATCTACTGCTTTGAATCCAGAAAATTTAAATGAGGATAAATTTGTTCCAGCAGTAGGAGTAGGCGAAGAAACAAAGGCAATACCAATAATTACAGATAATCAACTACATGGTGATACGAATCAAAATACGATTGTTCACCAATCGGACGGCGCTACAAAATCGTTTGTGGCAAATGATGAAGAAGAACCAAATGGAAAGAAAAAAGAAAAGAAGAAAAACAAAAAGATTAAAAGTGAAAAAAATAAAAGCAAAAAGAAGAAAGTATTATGGATCACTATTATACTGTTCATATTGTTAGCTTCCGGAGTTGCTGCATTGTTTATTGTACCAAAACTCATGCAACCCGATGATGTCTCGATTCCAGATGTAAATGGGATGGAATATGAAGAGGCGGTAGATGAATTAAGCCTGTTAAATCTGAAAACAGAAAAGGAAATGGCTTTCTCCGAGGAGGTAAAAGAAGGAGATGTGATAAGTACTACTCCGTCTTCAGGTAGTGTCGTAAAGGAAGAATCACCTGTAACACTTGTTGTTAGTCAAGGTAAAGAGACAGTTACATTTTCAGATTATGTTGGTAAGGATTATAGTCAGACTAGGCAACTTTTAGAGGATAAGGGATTTAAGGTAATTGGTTATGATGTAACTTCAGATCAGGCTCCCGGTGAAATTATAACGCAAATCCAGCCTTCTCCTGATTCAGATGTAGTTCCAAGTGAAACAACTGTGATCCTAGAGTACAGTAGTGGACCGGAACTAATAAGTTTAAATAACTTGCAGGGCATGACAACGGAAGAAGCAATTGGCTACCTGGAAGAACAAAATCTTGTTGCCAACACGGTTGAGGAATATTCAGATAGTACACCGGCGGGAGAAGTGATTCGCCAGGAACCTGAATCGGGAACAGAATTACAAGAAGAAGAGGCAGTAACTATTTATGTTTCTGTAGGACCAGAAGAAAAGCCACCAGTGTCAGAGACAGTTACGTTTACGGTGCCTTACAATCCTAGTCAACCACCAGATGATGGTGAGCAACCACCAGATAACGGTGAGCAACCACCGGATGACGGTGAACAACAAGCGGATGATGGTGAACCAACAACAAATGACCCAGATAATCCAGACGCACCTGATGAACCAGTTGAGCAAACCGTTAAGATTTATGTAGAAGATGCAGATCGTTCTATTTCTGAGGTTTATCTAGAGGAAACCATCACAGAGGATAAGAAATATGAAATTACATTAACAATTGCACCAAACCAGACCGCGGAATATAAAGTACTCCGCGATGATGAGGTTGTAATAAATAAAACAGTATCGTATGAAGAGGGTGAATAA
- a CDS encoding Stp1/IreP family PP2C-type Ser/Thr phosphatase produces the protein MKGQFSTDQGRVRNHNEDAGGLFINNANQYLSLIADGMGGHQAGDVASQMALSIIEKEWLETDEVTNPEEAEQWLKSIIHKVNTKIYEKSISQKECQGMGTTVVMTICTPDFITIAHVGDSRCYMINEKGFSQITEDHSLVNELVRSGQITHEDAEHHPRKNVILKALGTEEVIHPDIRTISWELGNMILLCSDGLSDKVSTSELQSFLENDKSIEETAQDFIALANERGGEDNISLVIVHHESDTKEGEPTC, from the coding sequence ATGAAAGGGCAATTTAGTACTGATCAAGGTCGTGTTAGAAATCATAATGAGGATGCTGGAGGCTTATTTATAAATAACGCAAACCAGTATTTATCTCTCATTGCAGATGGTATGGGCGGTCATCAAGCCGGGGATGTAGCAAGTCAAATGGCCTTATCTATTATTGAAAAAGAATGGCTTGAAACGGATGAGGTTACTAATCCTGAAGAAGCGGAACAATGGCTAAAGTCAATTATTCACAAAGTAAATACTAAAATTTATGAAAAGTCTATTAGCCAAAAAGAATGCCAGGGTATGGGAACTACTGTCGTAATGACTATTTGTACACCGGATTTTATTACCATCGCTCATGTTGGTGATAGTAGATGCTATATGATAAATGAAAAAGGCTTTAGTCAAATTACTGAGGACCACTCTTTGGTTAACGAGCTTGTTAGGTCTGGGCAGATAACACATGAAGATGCTGAACATCACCCCCGTAAAAACGTAATATTAAAGGCATTGGGAACGGAAGAAGTTATTCATCCAGATATTCGAACCATATCATGGGAGTTAGGCAACATGATTTTGCTTTGTTCAGATGGCTTATCTGATAAAGTCTCTACTAGTGAATTACAATCCTTCTTAGAAAATGATAAATCGATAGAAGAAACGGCGCAAGATTTTATTGCATTAGCTAATGAACGTGGAGGCGAAGATAATATTTCTCTCGTTATCGTACATCATGAATCAGATACGAAGGAAGGTGAACCTACGTGTTAA
- the rsmB gene encoding 16S rRNA (cytosine(967)-C(5))-methyltransferase RsmB, whose protein sequence is MNNSLREIILDLLLRIDGDSGFSHLLIDHEIKRNQVTERDAGLLTEIVYGTLQRKLTLDYYLKPYINSDKKMKPWVSMLLRMSVYQMAFLDKVPDHAIIHEAVEIAKQRGHKGIAALVNGVLRNIQRNGYPDTSTIDRPSTKISIETSHPEWLVERWIDMYGIDITKQMCEANLERKGTSVRIQPMKISREEAMRRLEELNFEVEESMFSSQGIVVNKGNILKTTLFKEGYVTVQDQSSMLVAEMLDPKSDMVVLDACSAPGGKVTHIAEKMNDQGKIHAYDLHAKKARSINDKAKTLNLTIIDAKQADARKLQDVHKDESFDRILVDAPCSGLGVIRGKPEIKYTKQESDIDNLAQIQFDILNEVAPLLKESGYLMYTTCTVDKVENNQVVNSFLESHPEYRIDQTFFDDLPSFLATGVGISDEGLQLFPHTHHTDGFFLTRFVKK, encoded by the coding sequence TTGAATAATTCATTACGTGAGATAATATTAGATTTATTACTTCGGATAGATGGGGACAGTGGCTTCAGTCATTTACTAATAGACCATGAAATTAAACGTAATCAAGTCACAGAACGCGATGCTGGTCTATTAACTGAAATCGTTTATGGAACGTTACAACGAAAATTAACGCTAGATTATTATCTTAAACCGTACATTAATTCAGATAAAAAAATGAAGCCTTGGGTTAGTATGTTATTACGTATGTCTGTCTATCAAATGGCTTTCTTAGACAAAGTACCAGATCATGCAATCATACATGAAGCGGTGGAAATTGCGAAACAAAGGGGCCATAAAGGGATCGCGGCCCTAGTAAATGGAGTCCTGCGTAATATTCAACGGAATGGCTATCCAGATACATCTACAATTGACAGACCTTCAACAAAGATATCAATTGAAACCAGTCATCCAGAATGGCTTGTGGAGCGTTGGATAGACATGTATGGTATAGACATAACGAAACAAATGTGTGAAGCCAATTTAGAACGAAAAGGTACTTCTGTTCGTATACAGCCCATGAAGATAAGCCGTGAAGAGGCAATGAGACGTTTGGAAGAACTGAACTTTGAAGTTGAAGAATCAATGTTCTCAAGCCAAGGAATAGTTGTAAACAAAGGTAATATTTTAAAGACAACGTTATTTAAAGAAGGATATGTAACCGTTCAAGATCAAAGTTCGATGTTGGTTGCAGAAATGCTTGACCCTAAAAGTGATATGGTAGTATTGGATGCTTGTAGTGCACCAGGAGGGAAAGTTACACATATTGCTGAAAAAATGAACGATCAAGGAAAAATACATGCATATGATCTACATGCCAAAAAAGCAAGGTCAATTAACGATAAAGCAAAAACGTTAAATCTAACAATTATCGATGCAAAACAAGCAGACGCTAGAAAATTACAGGATGTACATAAAGATGAAAGCTTTGATCGTATTCTAGTTGATGCTCCATGTTCGGGGCTTGGAGTCATTCGGGGTAAACCAGAAATAAAGTATACGAAACAAGAATCAGATATTGATAATTTAGCACAAATTCAATTTGACATTTTAAATGAAGTCGCACCCCTTCTGAAGGAAAGTGGTTATTTAATGTATACAACATGTACAGTTGATAAAGTAGAAAATAATCAAGTGGTAAATAGTTTCTTAGAAAGCCATCCAGAATATAGAATAGACCAGACATTTTTTGATGACCTACCATCATTTTTAGCAACTGGTGTTGGTATTTCGGACGAAGGGTTACAATTGTTTCCTCATACACACCATACAGATGGATTTTTTCTAACTCGATTTGTAAAAAAGTAG
- the fmt gene encoding methionyl-tRNA formyltransferase — MNKIIFMGTPDFSVPILRALVENGYDIALVVTQPDRPKGRKKVMTPSPVKTEAMVQNIPVFQPEKLADNYQQIIDLQPDIIVTAAYGQLLPPPLLTVPSFGCINVHASLLPELRGGAPIHHAIIEGKSETGITIMYMVEKLDAGDILTQAKVPIETNDNVGTMHHKLAGVGATLLIDTLPKLFRGEITPVEQDHAKSTFASNIKRDQEKIDWERNNSEIYNQIRGLYPWPVAFTKYLGKPLKIWAADLDDNEYKGDPGEIVDIINNESLLVVCGNKKGLRITEIQPAGKKRMAVKDFLLGSPDRLKIGTKLGDSLE, encoded by the coding sequence ATGAATAAAATTATATTTATGGGAACCCCAGATTTTTCTGTGCCAATTTTACGAGCACTTGTTGAAAATGGCTATGACATAGCATTAGTCGTTACACAGCCGGACCGTCCTAAGGGAAGGAAAAAGGTCATGACTCCCTCTCCTGTTAAAACGGAGGCGATGGTGCAAAATATTCCTGTGTTTCAACCAGAAAAGCTAGCCGATAACTACCAACAGATTATTGATTTACAACCTGATATAATTGTAACGGCTGCATATGGGCAATTATTGCCGCCTCCGTTACTCACCGTACCATCTTTCGGTTGTATTAATGTTCATGCTTCTTTATTACCTGAACTAAGAGGGGGAGCACCTATTCATCATGCAATTATAGAGGGTAAGTCAGAAACAGGTATAACGATTATGTATATGGTAGAAAAACTTGATGCGGGCGATATTCTAACGCAAGCGAAAGTTCCTATTGAAACTAACGATAACGTAGGTACCATGCATCATAAATTAGCAGGTGTAGGCGCAACATTGCTTATTGATACATTACCTAAACTGTTTAGAGGTGAAATTACGCCAGTTGAGCAGGATCATGCAAAATCTACATTTGCGAGTAACATTAAGCGTGACCAAGAAAAAATTGATTGGGAACGAAACAATAGTGAAATTTATAATCAAATTCGTGGGCTATACCCTTGGCCTGTTGCATTTACTAAGTATCTAGGAAAGCCTTTAAAAATTTGGGCGGCTGACTTAGATGATAATGAATACAAGGGAGATCCTGGTGAAATAGTAGATATAATAAACAATGAATCCTTATTAGTCGTATGTGGCAATAAAAAAGGATTAAGGATTACGGAAATACAACCTGCTGGGAAGAAAAGAATGGCAGTTAAAGATTTTTTACTAGGTTCACCGGATCGGTTGAAAATCGGAACAAAATTAGGTGATTCACTTGAATAA
- the priA gene encoding primosomal protein N', producing the protein MSIAKVIVDVPAKQINQTFDYAIPSRLEHVLVPGMRVIVPFGPRKIMGFVMEITSISSSHVKLKEVLDVLDLTPVLTNELLELGQWLAEETVSLFITAYQVMLPQVLKSQYKKELVRMTDEELDPAMESLFAGRDIVPYEEFAQSTIRYQKLLKAINNGDISVDYLVKSRITKKTETMIKPAITDHLLEEAYNDMSNKAKKQRELLAYFIQNKEAITKKQLMSKINTSAATIKSLLDKKLLVSTKMEVYRNPYDDASIERTEPLTLTDQQNQAIKPIKQTIADNSHDVFLLHGVTGSGKTEIYLQAISDVIENGKEAIVLVPEISLTPQMVHRFKGRFGSDVAVMHSALSSGEKYDEWRKIYRQKVKVVVGARSAVFAPFENLGIIIIDEEHETSYKQEDQPKYHARDVAIERGNYHHCPVILGSATPTLESYARAKKGVYQLATLSKRTNEKAMPEVEIVDMRNELHEGNRTMFSRKLKEKVESCIAKNEQIVLLLNRRGYSTFVMCRDCGHVKECPHCDIALTYHKNSNQLKCHYCSYEEPMPTICPECSSDLIRYFGTGTQRVEEALTQLIPEARVIRMDVDTTRRKGAHEKLLNQFGNGEADILLGTQMIAKGLDFENVTLVGVMTADSMLHLPDFRSSEKTFQLLTQVSGRAGRHELPGEVIVQTYTPDHYSIELASQYSFTDFYLKEMAMRKTFHYPPYVFLALITVSHPNQVKVVQTTQKIVQSLLNSVKEETIILGPTPSPMARIKDRYRYQCMVKYKNEPTLRTIIQNIMNQYEADIRKDDLLISVDMQPYQMM; encoded by the coding sequence GTGAGTATCGCAAAAGTTATCGTAGATGTGCCAGCTAAACAAATTAATCAGACTTTTGATTACGCCATCCCTAGTCGTCTTGAACATGTGTTAGTACCAGGTATGCGTGTTATTGTTCCATTTGGTCCAAGAAAAATCATGGGCTTTGTTATGGAAATCACATCTATATCATCATCACATGTTAAATTGAAAGAAGTCCTAGATGTACTTGATCTAACACCTGTATTAACAAACGAGCTATTGGAACTTGGCCAATGGCTCGCTGAGGAAACCGTCAGTTTATTTATTACTGCTTATCAAGTAATGTTACCTCAAGTACTAAAGTCACAATACAAAAAAGAACTAGTTCGAATGACTGATGAGGAGCTTGACCCTGCCATGGAATCGCTTTTTGCGGGTCGCGATATTGTTCCATACGAGGAATTTGCTCAATCAACCATTCGCTATCAGAAACTTTTAAAAGCCATTAACAACGGCGATATTTCAGTAGACTACCTGGTTAAATCAAGAATAACCAAAAAAACGGAAACAATGATTAAACCGGCAATTACTGATCATTTGCTAGAGGAAGCATATAATGATATGTCAAACAAAGCGAAGAAACAACGAGAATTACTGGCATATTTCATTCAAAACAAAGAGGCTATCACGAAAAAACAATTGATGTCTAAAATTAATACAAGTGCTGCTACGATTAAATCATTACTAGATAAAAAGTTATTGGTTTCAACAAAAATGGAAGTCTACCGGAACCCTTATGATGATGCTTCAATTGAGCGAACTGAACCACTTACGCTAACTGACCAGCAAAACCAAGCAATTAAACCTATTAAACAAACAATTGCAGATAACTCACATGATGTTTTTTTATTGCATGGCGTTACTGGTAGTGGCAAGACAGAAATTTACCTTCAAGCGATTAGTGATGTTATTGAAAATGGGAAAGAAGCAATTGTACTGGTTCCTGAAATTTCACTCACACCGCAAATGGTTCATCGTTTCAAAGGAAGATTTGGTTCAGATGTTGCTGTTATGCACAGCGCGTTGTCCAGTGGCGAGAAGTATGATGAATGGCGTAAAATCTACCGACAAAAGGTGAAGGTAGTTGTTGGTGCGAGGTCAGCTGTTTTCGCTCCTTTTGAGAACTTAGGTATCATCATTATTGATGAAGAACATGAAACCAGCTATAAACAAGAGGATCAGCCTAAATATCATGCACGAGATGTTGCAATTGAACGCGGTAACTATCATCACTGTCCGGTAATTTTAGGTAGCGCAACACCCACGTTAGAATCCTATGCTCGAGCAAAAAAAGGTGTATATCAACTCGCAACGTTAAGTAAACGAACAAACGAGAAAGCAATGCCTGAAGTGGAAATTGTTGATATGCGTAATGAATTACATGAAGGTAATCGAACCATGTTTTCTAGAAAATTAAAAGAAAAAGTTGAGTCGTGTATCGCAAAAAATGAGCAAATTGTCCTTTTATTAAACAGGCGGGGTTACTCGACATTTGTTATGTGCCGGGATTGTGGTCATGTAAAGGAATGTCCTCATTGTGATATTGCGCTCACTTATCATAAGAACTCAAATCAATTAAAATGCCATTACTGTTCCTATGAAGAACCAATGCCGACAATCTGTCCAGAATGTTCCAGTGATTTAATTCGTTATTTTGGGACAGGTACACAGCGGGTTGAAGAAGCACTAACACAGCTTATTCCTGAAGCTAGAGTAATTCGCATGGATGTGGATACGACACGTAGAAAAGGTGCACATGAAAAACTATTAAATCAATTCGGAAATGGTGAAGCAGATATTTTGCTAGGAACGCAGATGATCGCCAAAGGGTTAGATTTTGAGAATGTAACATTAGTTGGCGTAATGACAGCTGACTCGATGCTCCATTTACCAGACTTTCGTTCATCGGAGAAAACGTTTCAGCTATTGACCCAGGTCAGTGGACGAGCAGGTCGACATGAATTACCTGGTGAGGTTATTGTGCAAACATACACGCCAGATCATTATAGTATTGAGCTTGCGAGTCAATATAGCTTCACTGATTTCTACTTGAAGGAAATGGCAATGCGGAAGACATTCCATTATCCACCATATGTATTTTTAGCGCTTATCACCGTTTCTCATCCCAATCAAGTGAAGGTCGTACAAACAACACAAAAAATAGTGCAATCATTATTAAATTCAGTTAAGGAAGAAACAATCATTTTAGGGCCAACACCATCACCAATGGCACGTATCAAAGATAGGTATCGTTACCAGTGTATGGTAAAATACAAAAATGAGCCCACATTAAGAACAATCATACAGAACATAATGAATCAATATGAGGCAGATATTCGCAAAGATGATTTATTAATTTCAGTTGATATGCAACCATACCAAATGATGTGA
- the coaBC gene encoding bifunctional phosphopantothenoylcysteine decarboxylase/phosphopantothenate--cysteine ligase CoaBC has translation MMENKNILLGVSGGIAAYKACALTSKLTQAGANVRVMMTENASKFVSPLTFQALSRNPVYIDTFDEKNPQKIAHIDVADWADIAIIAPATANSIGKLANGIADDMLSTTLLATQADVYIAPAMNVHMYAHPAVIKNMKQLEEWNYHFIEPGAGFLACGYVGKGRLEEPESIINTVINHQNSQQIRGPLYGKKVLVSAGPTREQIDPVRFFTNRSTGKMGFALAEAAKELGAEVTLVAGPVNIDSVNSTIKRIDVITAEQMFQAMHDNFSENDIVIKSAAVADYRPKNTFVEKMKKQPGDWKIEMERTQDILQSLGAEKNHQFLVGFAAETTNPLEYGVEKLQKKNLDAIVINNVSAHGAGFESDTNIATYVNKSLQPEEIPLSSKKDLALQVLGFIVRDMKDGKL, from the coding sequence ATGATGGAAAATAAAAATATTCTTTTAGGCGTTTCTGGAGGAATAGCTGCATATAAAGCTTGTGCATTGACGAGTAAACTAACACAAGCAGGAGCGAATGTTCGAGTAATGATGACAGAAAATGCCTCGAAGTTTGTCTCTCCTCTTACATTTCAGGCTTTATCACGAAATCCAGTTTACATAGATACCTTCGATGAAAAGAATCCTCAAAAAATAGCGCACATAGATGTGGCAGATTGGGCAGATATAGCGATTATTGCTCCAGCAACAGCAAATAGTATTGGTAAACTAGCAAATGGTATAGCTGATGACATGTTGTCTACCACTTTGCTTGCTACTCAAGCTGATGTCTATATAGCACCAGCGATGAACGTTCATATGTACGCGCATCCTGCAGTAATAAAGAATATGAAACAGCTTGAGGAATGGAATTACCATTTTATTGAACCTGGTGCAGGATTTTTAGCTTGTGGTTATGTAGGAAAAGGTCGCTTAGAAGAGCCAGAGAGTATCATAAACACAGTAATTAATCACCAAAACTCTCAACAAATTAGAGGTCCACTGTACGGTAAAAAGGTATTAGTTTCGGCAGGCCCAACGCGAGAACAGATAGATCCTGTTCGTTTTTTTACAAATCGGTCAACTGGAAAAATGGGATTTGCACTTGCTGAAGCTGCTAAAGAATTAGGTGCAGAAGTTACCCTCGTGGCTGGTCCAGTAAATATAGATTCAGTCAATTCTACTATAAAACGAATTGATGTAATTACTGCTGAACAAATGTTTCAGGCCATGCATGACAATTTTTCAGAAAACGATATTGTAATTAAATCAGCTGCTGTTGCTGATTACCGTCCGAAAAACACATTTGTTGAAAAAATGAAAAAGCAACCGGGTGATTGGAAAATAGAAATGGAACGAACGCAGGATATTTTACAGTCGTTAGGTGCTGAAAAGAACCATCAATTCCTAGTTGGATTTGCTGCTGAGACAACCAACCCACTAGAATATGGTGTTGAAAAGTTGCAAAAGAAAAATTTAGATGCAATTGTCATCAACAATGTTTCCGCTCATGGAGCTGGATTTGAAAGTGACACGAACATCGCTACATATGTGAATAAGTCTTTGCAACCCGAGGAAATCCCGTTATCTTCCAAGAAGGATTTGGCGTTGCAAGTACTTGGATTTATTGTTCGAGATATGAAGGATGGTAAATTGTGA
- the rpoZ gene encoding DNA-directed RNA polymerase subunit omega, giving the protein MMLEPSIDKLQEKINSKYTLVTLSARRARQMLDTDSNSLLIENPTSYKQVGIALEEVLADKLFVTKK; this is encoded by the coding sequence ATGATGCTAGAACCGTCAATCGATAAGCTTCAAGAAAAAATTAATTCAAAATACACATTGGTAACACTTTCTGCACGACGCGCAAGACAAATGCTAGATACGGATTCAAATTCCTTGTTAATTGAAAACCCTACATCATATAAACAAGTGGGTATTGCATTGGAAGAAGTTTTAGCGGATAAATTGTTTGTTACTAAGAAATAA
- the remA gene encoding extracellular matrix/biofilm regulator RemA, with product MSLRLINIGFGNVVSANRIISIVSPESAPIKRIITVARETNKLVDATYGRRTRAVIITDSDHVVLSAVQPETVGQRVLSHDEVSDE from the coding sequence TTGAGTTTAAGATTAATAAATATAGGATTTGGTAATGTAGTATCTGCAAATCGCATTATTTCCATCGTATCACCAGAATCAGCACCAATAAAACGAATAATTACAGTCGCAAGGGAAACCAACAAATTAGTCGACGCAACATATGGAAGACGGACAAGAGCTGTTATAATTACAGACAGTGATCATGTTGTATTGTCAGCTGTTCAGCCAGAAACAGTTGGTCAGCGTGTATTAAGTCATGATGAGGTCTCAGACGAATAA